In Mangifera indica cultivar Alphonso chromosome 1, CATAS_Mindica_2.1, whole genome shotgun sequence, a single genomic region encodes these proteins:
- the LOC123216494 gene encoding probable membrane-associated kinase regulator 4, protein MAKNIASCNHVEDDYIDIEVSSSPKFLCYTINSPPQSSEFEFQMCSVSHDRESATSPADELFYKGKLLPLHLPPRLLMVQKLTTSEKKTKDSLEENCLIPFVTTSSTTAPDTSTPVEFCNVSPSESCRVSTDMNRDEYFFEWSTEMSGFIDGGQSKKSWTRKLKLIKKSSLGQKLKASRAYLMSLFSKSGCSDEFSAKAACDVEPENISKRNTCLSKSQFGKIVNDRYKISTAFSKNIRREMVENGANIHRRSFSGAIQRHSTMKCLSSSTSSSSSGSSSSSSFSFSSIRFYDLQLLKRSSSTNSEIENSIEGAIAHCKQSQQLFTSRKTTNEAGFCSLSTSRISVCGDRERPEVCTCSI, encoded by the coding sequence ATGGCAAAAAACATAGCTTCATGTAATCATGTTGAGGATGATTACATTGATATAGAGGTCAGTTCTTCCCCAAAATTCTTGTGTTACACCATCAACTCTCCACCACAGAGCAGTGAGTTTGAGTTCCAAATGTGTTCTGTTTCTCATGACAGAGAGTCCGCAACTTCTCCTGCTGACGAACTTTTTTATAAGGGTAAACTCCTTCCTCTTCACCTTCCTCCTCGTCTACTCATGGTTCAAAAACTCACCACCTctgagaaaaaaacaaaagattcaTTAGAAGAAAACTGTCTCATTCCCTTTGTTACTACTTCTAGTACTACTGCACCTGATACAAGTACCCCAGTTGAATTTTGTAATGTCTCACCTTCAGAGTCTTGCAGAGTTAGTACTGATATGAACCGAGATGAATACTTCTTTGAATGGTCGACTGAAATGAGTGGCTTCATTGACGGCGGCCAGTCAAAGAAATCTTGGACCAGAAAGCTCAAACTGATCAAGAAATCTTCGCTGGGTCAAAAGCTCAAAGCTTCGCGGGCATATCTTATGTCTTTGTTCAGTAAGTCTGGCTGTTCGGATGAGTTCTCTGCGAAAGCAGCCTGTGATGTTGAGccagaaaatatttcaaaaagaaacaCTTGTTTAAGCAAGTCCCAGTTTGGAAAAATTGTAAATGATAGATACAAGATATCTACTGCTTTCTCCAAGAACATTAGAAGGGAGATGGTTGAGAATGGTGCTAACATCCACAGAAGGAGCTTCTCAGGAGCAATTCAAAGGCATTCTACAATGAAGTGTTTATCTTCATCAacatcttcatcttcgtctggttcttcttcatcttcatcgttTTCATTTAGTTCAATCAGGTTTTATGATTTGCAGTTGCTCAAGAGGAGTAGCAGTACGAACTCAGAGATAGAAAATTCAATAGAGGGAGCAATTGCTCACTGTAAACAGTCTCAGCAGCTGTTCACTTCAAGAAAAACAACAAATGAAGCAGGGTTTTGTTCACTATCTACTTCAAGGATTTCAGTCTGTGGAGACCGAGAAAGACCTGAAGTCTGCACTTGCAGCATATGA
- the LOC123215699 gene encoding polyamine-modulated factor 1-binding protein 1-like isoform X1 translates to MSWLKIAVNRAVIAGGNGNIRRNVWSVADAVVQQAGNAVTGGAKLIQDRIASRSLKSFRQTVKRLEEVSVSCKGIERVQMLRRWLVALKEIDRLTAFGLSKDSKDQLNSDEAIDSSRKPTLVYYADPDMDCEPRNFRDVFLYSQALEGIIMSMILEEPAEEEVSLLLEIFGLCLAGGKEVHNAVMSSIWDLATAFSKYKDEVLVKREELLRYAQGAIAGLKINADLSRIDAEASSIKEKLDKIKPIQQQSNEGDDKLSEEDLKEALGQIQLCSKLEELLVKKKSLSNGDSPEFHAEKVHKLKIFVESLANSTSQAERRILDHRSQKEEAVNFRLAKAKEIGQLEKELAVEIQEFEKKKDELESELKKVCTSLAVSRARLRNAREEREQFDNASNEILMHLKSKEDELSRSSSSCKKEANVVDTWINFLEDTWNLQTAQNDMKEKQVNDDLVKCGDRFVSLVIRLLSAYKEQLALSITNIHKLVEKLRLNEGSEIALSRDKESPKKIITRKSLEEEYLNLEGKFIKTLSIVDAMQKQFFMPNEDVYRKEIERVKELFDALAKIKEEYESIERPNLRVETPTGRPQSPLCDKNSSPSSSQFSETQKNKQEKISNKKDKVSDVTAELERLDSGSGRSSRDDNSDEIIEWEFDALDKDLHISG, encoded by the exons ATGTCTTGGCTAAAAATCGCGGTGAATAGAGCCGTCATAGCCGGCGGAAACGGAAACATCAGACGCAACGTTTGGAGCGTTGCCGATGCCGTGGTTCAACAAGCTGGAAATGCCGTCACTGGAGGCGCCAAACTTATCCAGGACCGCATT GCCTCTAGGAGTTTGAAAAGCTTTAGACAGACGGTGAAAAGACTGGAAGAAGTTTCGGTGTCGTGTAAAGGAATAGAGAGAGTTCAGATGTTAAGAAGATGGTTGGTTGCCTTAAAAGAAATCGACAGATTAACCGCATTTGGTCTTTCCAAAGATTCCAAAGACCAGCTCAATTCTGATGAGGCCATAGATTCTTCTCGGAAACCTACTTTG GTTTATTATGCGGACCCTGATATGGATTGTGAGCCGAGGAATTTTCGTGATGTTTTCCTTTACAGTCAAGCTCTTGAAGGCATAATAATGTCTATG ATTCTTGAAGAACCAGCTGAGGAGGAGGTTTCACTATTATTGGAGATATTTGG GCTTTGTCTTGCAGGAGGAAAGGAAGTTCACAATGCAGTAATGAGTAGCATATGGGATCTAGCAACAGCATTCTCAAAGTACAAGGATGAAGTTCTG GTAAAACGAGAAGAGTTACTCCGATATGCTCAAGGTGCAATTGCAGGCCTGAAGATCAATGCTGATCTATCAAG AATAGATGCTGAAGCATCCAGTATAAAGgaaaaacttgataaaataaagCCAATTCAGCAACAATCGAATGAAGGTGATGATAAATTATCAGAAGAG GATCTAAAAGAAGCTCTTGGGCAAATTCAACTGTGTTCCAAGTTGGAAGAACTATTGGTAAAGAAGAAGTCTTTGAGCAATGGGGATTCTCCAGAATTTCATGCTGAAAAG GTtcataagttaaaaatatttgtggAATCACTTGCTAACTCAACTTCACAAGCTGAAAGGCGCATTTTAGACCACAG ATCTCAGAAAGAAGAAGCAGTTAACTTCCGTTTGGCAAAAGCCAAAGAAATTGGCCAACTTGAGAAA GAGTTAGCCGTGGAGATTCAAGAgtttgagaagaaaaaggaTGAACTGGAAAGTGAATTGAAAAAG GTCTGCACCTCATTGGCTGTTTCTCGTGCTCGCCTTCGAAATGCCAGGGAAGAACGAGAGCAGTTTGATAATGCTAGCAATGAGATATTAATGCACTTGAAGTCAAAG GAAGATGAGCTTTCAAGATCAAGTTCTTCATGTAAAAAAGAGGCAAATGTGGTCGATACATGGATTAACTTTCTGGAAGACACCTGGAATCTCCAGACAGCCCAAAATGATATGAAGGAGAAGCAGGTTAA TGATGACTTGGTGAAATGTGGAGACCGTTTTGTGAGTCTGGTTATTCGTCTTCTCTCTGCTTACAAG GAACAACTTGCACTCTCAATCACAAATATCCATAAACTTGTTGAGAAATTGCGATTAAATGAAGG GTCAGAGATAGCACTGAGCAGAGACAAGGAAAgtccaaaaaaaataattacaaggAAATCTCTTGAAGAGGAATATTTGAATCTAGAAGGAAAG TTTATAAAAACCTTAAGCATAGTGGATGCAATGCAGAAGCAGTTTTTCATGCCGAATGAAGACGTTTACAG GAAAGAGATTGAAAGGGTCAAAGAGCTATTTGATGCTCTTGCAAAAATAAAAGAGGAATATGAATCCATTGAGAGACCAAATTTGAGAGTTGAGACTCCAACTGGAAGACCACAATCGCCGTTGTGTGATAAAAATTCATCTCCTTCCTCTAGCCAATTTTCTGAAACACAGAAGAACAAACAAGAGAAAATCTCAAATAAGAAAGATAAAGTGTCGGATGTGACTGCAGAACTGGAGAGATTAGATTCAGGTTCTGGGAGGAGTAGCAGAGACGACAACTCAGACGAGATTATCGAATGGGAGTTCGATGCACTTGACAAAGATCTACACATCAGTGGTTGA
- the LOC123215699 gene encoding rootletin-like isoform X2 — translation MSWLKIAVNRAVIAGGNGNIRRNVWSVADAVVQQAGNAVTGGAKLIQDRIASRSLKSFRQTVKRLEEVSVSCKGIERVQMLRRWLVALKEIDRLTAFGLSKDSKDQLNSDEAIDSSRKPTLVYYADPDMDCEPRNFRDVFLYSQALEGIIMSMILEEPAEEEVSLLLEIFGLCLAGGKEVHNAVMSSIWDLATAFSKYKDEVLVKREELLRYAQGAIAGLKINADLSRIDAEASSIKEKLDKIKPIQQQSNEGDDKLSEEDLKEALGQIQLCSKLEELLVKKKSLSNGDSPEFHAEKVHKLKIFVESLANSTSQAERRILDHRSQKEEAVNFRLAKAKEIGQLEKELAVEIQEFEKKKDELESELKKVCTSLAVSRARLRNAREEREQFDNASNEILMHLKSKEDELSRSSSSCKKEANVVDTWINFLEDTWNLQTAQNDMKEKQVKSEIALSRDKESPKKIITRKSLEEEYLNLEGKFIKTLSIVDAMQKQFFMPNEDVYRKEIERVKELFDALAKIKEEYESIERPNLRVETPTGRPQSPLCDKNSSPSSSQFSETQKNKQEKISNKKDKVSDVTAELERLDSGSGRSSRDDNSDEIIEWEFDALDKDLHISG, via the exons ATGTCTTGGCTAAAAATCGCGGTGAATAGAGCCGTCATAGCCGGCGGAAACGGAAACATCAGACGCAACGTTTGGAGCGTTGCCGATGCCGTGGTTCAACAAGCTGGAAATGCCGTCACTGGAGGCGCCAAACTTATCCAGGACCGCATT GCCTCTAGGAGTTTGAAAAGCTTTAGACAGACGGTGAAAAGACTGGAAGAAGTTTCGGTGTCGTGTAAAGGAATAGAGAGAGTTCAGATGTTAAGAAGATGGTTGGTTGCCTTAAAAGAAATCGACAGATTAACCGCATTTGGTCTTTCCAAAGATTCCAAAGACCAGCTCAATTCTGATGAGGCCATAGATTCTTCTCGGAAACCTACTTTG GTTTATTATGCGGACCCTGATATGGATTGTGAGCCGAGGAATTTTCGTGATGTTTTCCTTTACAGTCAAGCTCTTGAAGGCATAATAATGTCTATG ATTCTTGAAGAACCAGCTGAGGAGGAGGTTTCACTATTATTGGAGATATTTGG GCTTTGTCTTGCAGGAGGAAAGGAAGTTCACAATGCAGTAATGAGTAGCATATGGGATCTAGCAACAGCATTCTCAAAGTACAAGGATGAAGTTCTG GTAAAACGAGAAGAGTTACTCCGATATGCTCAAGGTGCAATTGCAGGCCTGAAGATCAATGCTGATCTATCAAG AATAGATGCTGAAGCATCCAGTATAAAGgaaaaacttgataaaataaagCCAATTCAGCAACAATCGAATGAAGGTGATGATAAATTATCAGAAGAG GATCTAAAAGAAGCTCTTGGGCAAATTCAACTGTGTTCCAAGTTGGAAGAACTATTGGTAAAGAAGAAGTCTTTGAGCAATGGGGATTCTCCAGAATTTCATGCTGAAAAG GTtcataagttaaaaatatttgtggAATCACTTGCTAACTCAACTTCACAAGCTGAAAGGCGCATTTTAGACCACAG ATCTCAGAAAGAAGAAGCAGTTAACTTCCGTTTGGCAAAAGCCAAAGAAATTGGCCAACTTGAGAAA GAGTTAGCCGTGGAGATTCAAGAgtttgagaagaaaaaggaTGAACTGGAAAGTGAATTGAAAAAG GTCTGCACCTCATTGGCTGTTTCTCGTGCTCGCCTTCGAAATGCCAGGGAAGAACGAGAGCAGTTTGATAATGCTAGCAATGAGATATTAATGCACTTGAAGTCAAAG GAAGATGAGCTTTCAAGATCAAGTTCTTCATGTAAAAAAGAGGCAAATGTGGTCGATACATGGATTAACTTTCTGGAAGACACCTGGAATCTCCAGACAGCCCAAAATGATATGAAGGAGAAGCAGGTTAA GTCAGAGATAGCACTGAGCAGAGACAAGGAAAgtccaaaaaaaataattacaaggAAATCTCTTGAAGAGGAATATTTGAATCTAGAAGGAAAG TTTATAAAAACCTTAAGCATAGTGGATGCAATGCAGAAGCAGTTTTTCATGCCGAATGAAGACGTTTACAG GAAAGAGATTGAAAGGGTCAAAGAGCTATTTGATGCTCTTGCAAAAATAAAAGAGGAATATGAATCCATTGAGAGACCAAATTTGAGAGTTGAGACTCCAACTGGAAGACCACAATCGCCGTTGTGTGATAAAAATTCATCTCCTTCCTCTAGCCAATTTTCTGAAACACAGAAGAACAAACAAGAGAAAATCTCAAATAAGAAAGATAAAGTGTCGGATGTGACTGCAGAACTGGAGAGATTAGATTCAGGTTCTGGGAGGAGTAGCAGAGACGACAACTCAGACGAGATTATCGAATGGGAGTTCGATGCACTTGACAAAGATCTACACATCAGTGGTTGA
- the LOC123225837 gene encoding phosphatidate phosphatase PAH1-like isoform X1, with protein MNVVGKVGNLFTPFHPFGGAVDVIVVQQQDGTFQSTPWYVRFGKFQGVLKGAEKFVRISVNGVEANFRMYLDNSGEAYFTREVDSGKSSEADGNIEANSNGNGFLDGKIDNRIEVCRLEHSVSDSGVTLLRDERDSSAADRLQRAESDGDRGFYEFQEEQSSLEGSAELSDYGSNQYESLDGENYRESQGSDSEVILFSVDGHVLTAPVLASEQSTENVQLSAPQSHLGPADGADVCEGNGECSSSDNTWADDYISKLNSSTADMAFTEEMDTSLEVQSSQDQFLENHLIGNETEDACKISPPSISDSPANSRSPNLQVEGNLAENVAVDSGRIDHSSESIDPVVTDPERIDEQFGKSEAVEGIDNYSGIPVPTDECCKSTTSGEENLSGITGFEISLCGNELHAGMGLDPAAEAFDSHRISEDEFRSNAASITKNGNLVVRFRERYLLWEKAAPFVLGMAAFGIELPVDPKDTVPVEQEDTQKSKDDESGITSTPSGRRWRLWPNPFRRVKTLEHTSSNASSEEVFVDTESGSLNLEDAPTSDGNVEGPNKQFIRTNLPTNEQIASLNLKDGQNMITFSFSTRVLGTQQVNAHIYLWKWNARIVISDVDGTITKSDVLGQFMPLVGRDWTQSGVAKLFSAIKENGYQLLFLSARAIVQAYLTRSFLLNLKQDGKALPSGPVVISPDGLFPSLYREVIRRAPHEFKIACLEDIKKLFPSDYNPFYAGFGNRDTDELSYKKIGIPKGKIFIINPKGEVANSHRIDVKSYTSLHKLANDMFPPASLLEQEDYNSWNFWKVPLPDIEI; from the exons ATGAATGTGGTGGGAAAAGTTGGGAACCTGTTCACCCCGTTTCATCCCTTTGGTGGTGCTGTTGATGTGATTGTAGTTCAGCAGCAAGATGGGACTTTTCAAAGCACACCTTGGTATGTGCGGTTTGGTAAATTTCAGGGTGTTCTGAAAGGAGCTGAGAAGTTTGTCCGCATAAGTGTCAATGGTGTTGAAGCTAATTTTCGTATGTATCTTGATAATTCTGGGGAAGCATATTTTACTAGGGAGGTTGATTCTGGTAAAAGTAGTGAGGCAGATGGAAACATAGAAGCTAATTCTAATGGCAATGGTTTTCTTGATGGTAAAATTGATAATAGAATTGAGGTTTGTAGACTTGAACATAGTGTATCTGATTCTGGGGTGACTCTATTGCGAGATGAGCGTGATTCCTCTGCTGCAGATAGACTTCAGAGAGCAGAATCTGATGGGGATCGAGGGTTTTATGAATTTCAAGAGGAGCAATCCTCTTTGGAAGGTTCAGCTGAGTTATCAGATTATGGATCTAATCAGTATGAGAGTTTAGATGGTGAGAATTATCGGGAATCACAGGGCTCAGATTCAGAAGTTATCTTGTTTAGTGTTGATGGCCACGTACTGACGGCTCCCGTGTTGGCATCAGAACAGTCTACTGAGAATGTGCAACTAAGTGCACCTCAATCTCATTTGGGCCCAGCTGATGGGGCTGACGTTTGTGAGGGCAATGGGGAGTGTAGTTCAAGTGATAATACATGGGCTGATGATTATATTAGCAAATTGAATTCATCTACAGCTGATATGGCTTTTACAGAAGAGATGGACACATCATTGGAGGTTCAGAGTTCTCAGGATCAATTTcttgaaaatcatttaattgGTAATGAAACTGAAGATGCATGTAAAATTTCCCCCCCATCCATATCTGATTCTCCTGCCAACAGCAGGTCTCCAAATCTACAGGTGGAAGGAAATCTAGCTGAGAACGTGGCAGTGGATTCAGGGAGAATTGATCACTCAAGTGAATCTATTGATCCTGTTGTTACTGACCCAGAGCGGATTGATGAACAATTTGGTAAATCAGAAGCTGTCGAAGGAATAGACAATTATTCTGGAATACCTGTGCCCACAGATGAATGCTGTAAAAGCACAACTTCTGGTGAAGAAAATTTATCAGGCATAA CAGGGTTTGAGATATCACTCTGTGGGAATGAACTGCATGCAGGGATGGGCTTGGATCCTGCAGCTGAAGCCTTTGATTCACATCGCATATCAGAAGATGAATTCAGAAGCAATGCAGCTTCAATTACTAAGAATGGAAACTTAGTTGTCAGATTTAGAGAGAGGTACTTATTGTGGGAAAAAGCTGCTCCTTTTGTTCTTGGAATGGCTGCATTTGGCATAGAATTACCTGTTGACCCAAAGGACACAGTTCCGGTGGAACAGGAGGATACACAGAAGTCTAAGGATGATGAATCTGGAATTACATCTACTCCTTCTGGTCGCAGGTGGAGGCTCTGGCCTAATCCATTTAGAAGAGTCAAAACACTTGAGCACACCAGCAGTAATGCATCAAGCGAGGAGGTATTTGTCGATACTGAATCTGGTTCACTGAACTTAGAAGATGCTCCAACATCTGATGGCAATGTTGAGGGTCCTAACAAACAATTTATTAGGACAAATCTTCCCACTAATGAGCAGATAGCATCTTTGAACTTAAAAGATGGTCAAAATATGATTACTTTCAGTTTTTCTACCAGAGTTCTGGGAACACAACAG GTTAATGCTCATATTTACTTGTGGAAGTGGAATGCTCGAATTGTAATTTCAGATGTTGATGGAACAATTACCAA GTCAGATGTTTTAGGCCAGTTTATGCCTTTGGTTGGAAGGGATTGGACTCAATCTGGTGTAGCAAAACTTTTTTCAGCTATCAAG GAAAATGGATATCAGCTACTATTTCTGAGTGCACGTGCTATTGTTCAGGCATACCTAACCAGAAGCTTTTTGCTGAATCTGAAGCAG GATGGAAAGGCTTTACCCAGTGGACCTGTTGTTATTTCACCAGATGGACTATTTCCATCATTGTACCGTGAAG TGATAAGAAGAGCCCCTCATGAATTTAAGATTGCTTGTCTAGAG GATATTAAAAAACTCTTCCCATCTGACTACAATCCCTTTTATGCGGGGTTTGGTAATAGAGATACTGATGAACTCAGTTACAAGAAAATTGGCATCCCAAAGgggaaaatttttatcattaaccCTAAG GGCGAAGTGGCCAATAGTCATCGCATTGATGTTAAGTCATACACATCTTTACATAAGCTTGCCAATGACATGTTTCCCCCGGCCTCTTTGCTTGAGCAG GAAGATTATAACTCATGGAACTTTTGGAAAGTTCCATTGCCTGATATTGAGATTTAG
- the LOC123225837 gene encoding phosphatidate phosphatase PAH1-like isoform X2, producing the protein MNVVGKVGNLFTPFHPFGGAVDVIVVQQQDGTFQSTPWYVRFGKFQGVLKGAEKFVRISVNGVEANFRMYLDNSGEAYFTREVDSGKSSEADGNIEANSNGNGFLDGKIDNRIEVCRLEHSVSDSGVTLLRDERDSSAADRLQRAESDGDRGFYEFQEEQSSLEGSAELSDYGSNQYESLDGENYRESQGSDSEVILFSVDGHVLTAPVLASEQSTENVQLSAPQSHLGPADGADVCEGNGECSSSDNTWADDYISKLNSSTADMAFTEEMDTSLEVQSSQDQFLENHLIGNETEDACKISPPSISDSPANSRSPNLQVEGNLAENVAVDSGRIDHSSESIDPVVTDPERIDEQFGKSEAVEGIDNYSGIPVPTDECCKSTTSGEENLSGIRFEISLCGNELHAGMGLDPAAEAFDSHRISEDEFRSNAASITKNGNLVVRFRERYLLWEKAAPFVLGMAAFGIELPVDPKDTVPVEQEDTQKSKDDESGITSTPSGRRWRLWPNPFRRVKTLEHTSSNASSEEVFVDTESGSLNLEDAPTSDGNVEGPNKQFIRTNLPTNEQIASLNLKDGQNMITFSFSTRVLGTQQVNAHIYLWKWNARIVISDVDGTITKSDVLGQFMPLVGRDWTQSGVAKLFSAIKENGYQLLFLSARAIVQAYLTRSFLLNLKQDGKALPSGPVVISPDGLFPSLYREVIRRAPHEFKIACLEDIKKLFPSDYNPFYAGFGNRDTDELSYKKIGIPKGKIFIINPKGEVANSHRIDVKSYTSLHKLANDMFPPASLLEQEDYNSWNFWKVPLPDIEI; encoded by the exons ATGAATGTGGTGGGAAAAGTTGGGAACCTGTTCACCCCGTTTCATCCCTTTGGTGGTGCTGTTGATGTGATTGTAGTTCAGCAGCAAGATGGGACTTTTCAAAGCACACCTTGGTATGTGCGGTTTGGTAAATTTCAGGGTGTTCTGAAAGGAGCTGAGAAGTTTGTCCGCATAAGTGTCAATGGTGTTGAAGCTAATTTTCGTATGTATCTTGATAATTCTGGGGAAGCATATTTTACTAGGGAGGTTGATTCTGGTAAAAGTAGTGAGGCAGATGGAAACATAGAAGCTAATTCTAATGGCAATGGTTTTCTTGATGGTAAAATTGATAATAGAATTGAGGTTTGTAGACTTGAACATAGTGTATCTGATTCTGGGGTGACTCTATTGCGAGATGAGCGTGATTCCTCTGCTGCAGATAGACTTCAGAGAGCAGAATCTGATGGGGATCGAGGGTTTTATGAATTTCAAGAGGAGCAATCCTCTTTGGAAGGTTCAGCTGAGTTATCAGATTATGGATCTAATCAGTATGAGAGTTTAGATGGTGAGAATTATCGGGAATCACAGGGCTCAGATTCAGAAGTTATCTTGTTTAGTGTTGATGGCCACGTACTGACGGCTCCCGTGTTGGCATCAGAACAGTCTACTGAGAATGTGCAACTAAGTGCACCTCAATCTCATTTGGGCCCAGCTGATGGGGCTGACGTTTGTGAGGGCAATGGGGAGTGTAGTTCAAGTGATAATACATGGGCTGATGATTATATTAGCAAATTGAATTCATCTACAGCTGATATGGCTTTTACAGAAGAGATGGACACATCATTGGAGGTTCAGAGTTCTCAGGATCAATTTcttgaaaatcatttaattgGTAATGAAACTGAAGATGCATGTAAAATTTCCCCCCCATCCATATCTGATTCTCCTGCCAACAGCAGGTCTCCAAATCTACAGGTGGAAGGAAATCTAGCTGAGAACGTGGCAGTGGATTCAGGGAGAATTGATCACTCAAGTGAATCTATTGATCCTGTTGTTACTGACCCAGAGCGGATTGATGAACAATTTGGTAAATCAGAAGCTGTCGAAGGAATAGACAATTATTCTGGAATACCTGTGCCCACAGATGAATGCTGTAAAAGCACAACTTCTGGTGAAGAAAATTTATCAGGCATAA GGTTTGAGATATCACTCTGTGGGAATGAACTGCATGCAGGGATGGGCTTGGATCCTGCAGCTGAAGCCTTTGATTCACATCGCATATCAGAAGATGAATTCAGAAGCAATGCAGCTTCAATTACTAAGAATGGAAACTTAGTTGTCAGATTTAGAGAGAGGTACTTATTGTGGGAAAAAGCTGCTCCTTTTGTTCTTGGAATGGCTGCATTTGGCATAGAATTACCTGTTGACCCAAAGGACACAGTTCCGGTGGAACAGGAGGATACACAGAAGTCTAAGGATGATGAATCTGGAATTACATCTACTCCTTCTGGTCGCAGGTGGAGGCTCTGGCCTAATCCATTTAGAAGAGTCAAAACACTTGAGCACACCAGCAGTAATGCATCAAGCGAGGAGGTATTTGTCGATACTGAATCTGGTTCACTGAACTTAGAAGATGCTCCAACATCTGATGGCAATGTTGAGGGTCCTAACAAACAATTTATTAGGACAAATCTTCCCACTAATGAGCAGATAGCATCTTTGAACTTAAAAGATGGTCAAAATATGATTACTTTCAGTTTTTCTACCAGAGTTCTGGGAACACAACAG GTTAATGCTCATATTTACTTGTGGAAGTGGAATGCTCGAATTGTAATTTCAGATGTTGATGGAACAATTACCAA GTCAGATGTTTTAGGCCAGTTTATGCCTTTGGTTGGAAGGGATTGGACTCAATCTGGTGTAGCAAAACTTTTTTCAGCTATCAAG GAAAATGGATATCAGCTACTATTTCTGAGTGCACGTGCTATTGTTCAGGCATACCTAACCAGAAGCTTTTTGCTGAATCTGAAGCAG GATGGAAAGGCTTTACCCAGTGGACCTGTTGTTATTTCACCAGATGGACTATTTCCATCATTGTACCGTGAAG TGATAAGAAGAGCCCCTCATGAATTTAAGATTGCTTGTCTAGAG GATATTAAAAAACTCTTCCCATCTGACTACAATCCCTTTTATGCGGGGTTTGGTAATAGAGATACTGATGAACTCAGTTACAAGAAAATTGGCATCCCAAAGgggaaaatttttatcattaaccCTAAG GGCGAAGTGGCCAATAGTCATCGCATTGATGTTAAGTCATACACATCTTTACATAAGCTTGCCAATGACATGTTTCCCCCGGCCTCTTTGCTTGAGCAG GAAGATTATAACTCATGGAACTTTTGGAAAGTTCCATTGCCTGATATTGAGATTTAG